A window of Vulpes lagopus strain Blue_001 chromosome 21, ASM1834538v1, whole genome shotgun sequence contains these coding sequences:
- the CREBL2 gene encoding cAMP-responsive element-binding protein-like 2 has protein sequence MDDSKVVGGKVKKPGKRGRKPAKIDLKAKLERSRQSARECRARKKLRYQYLEELVSSRERAICALREELEMYKQWCMAMDQGKIPSEIKALLTGEEQSKSQQNSSRHTKAGKTDANSNSW, from the exons ATGGATGACAGTAAG GTAGTTGGAGGCAAAGTAAAGAAGCCTGGCAAACGTGGTCGCAAGCCGGCCAAAATTGACCTGAAGGCAAAGCTTGAGAGAAGCCGTCAGAGTGCAAGAGAATGCCGAGCTAGGAAAAAACTAAGATATCAGTATTTGGAAGAGTTGGTATCCAGCCGGGAAAGAGCCATATGTGCCCTCAGAGAGGAACTGGAAATG TACAAGCAGTGGTGCATGGCAATGGACCAAGGAAAAATCCCTTCTGAAATAAAGGCCCTACTCACTGGAGAAGAGCAGAGCAAATCTCAGCAGAACTCAAGCAGGCACACAAAAGCTGGGAAGACAGATGCTAATAGCAATTCCT